A part of Schistosoma mansoni strain Puerto Rico chromosome W, complete genome genomic DNA contains:
- a CDS encoding nucleoporin seh1 (sec13-like protein) encodes MFVSSSIHANHADLIHDVAYDFYGRRMATCSSDQMIKIWDLKDNEEWVCTASWRCHLGSAWRVTWAHPEFGQVIATCSFDRTIAVWEEIAGTQTITSGGENDGGNNQTPSTVTNVAYGSQSANTNWIRRAYLVDPRTSVTGLQFAPRHLGLQLAAISTDGMLRIYEALDVMNLSQWRLQFDFGTKMAGSCLAWSQSRLDPPLIAVGSVSPNDPDTADNSDGLPAHHSMSHSTTHPTNTLVNGKLILYEYSEVRRHWYLVEDVHALNDPIYDVSFAPHMGQSYHTLAVGSKELYILRIRPFNSNQSSSSMMKNDNSSSNNLSLSRSNLPIRNPYEIRMMARFDHHEGRVWHVSWNVTGSLLASSGDDGCVRLWQANYLGVWLPVSVISPDGSRCATIPNGQNSLSNCILKSCSSGPLKPSSVSSSASPIRLLNSTTQIKQNEHVMDHTEQTSNTNLPKGSLHGCTVPFQKLAPIPNPNQPGVWH; translated from the exons ATGTTTGTGTCAAGCAGTATTCATGCTAATCATGCTGATTTAATTCATGATGTAGCCTATGATTTCTATGGTCGACGTATGGCAACTTGTAGTAGTGATCAAATGATTAAA ATTTGGGATTTAAAAGACAATGAAGAATGGGTATGCACTGCTTCATGGCGATGTCATTTAGGATCAGCATGGCGTGTTACTTGGGCACATCCTGAATTCGGTCAGGTTATCGCTACCTGTTCATTCGATCGTACAATAGCTGTATGGGAGGAAATAGCAGGCACTCAA ACTATAACTAGTGGTGGTGAAAATGATGGTGGTAATAATCAAACTCCTTCAACTGTAACAAACGTTGCATATGGAAGTCAGTCAGCAAACACTAATTGGATAAGACGTGCCTACCTTGTTGATCCACGTACTTCTGTGACTGGTCTACAGTTTGCTCCAAGACATCTAGGTCTTCAGTTGGCTGCTATTTCTACAGATGGCATGTTGCGAATTTATGAAGCATTG GATGTTATGAATTTAAGTCAATGGCGTTTACAGTTTGATTTCGGTACAAAAATGGCTGGATCATGTTTAGCATGGTCTCAG tcACGTCTTGATCCACCTTTAATTGCTGTTGGCAGCGTTAGTCCTAATGATCCAGATACTGCGGATAATTCAGACGGTTTACCAGCACATCATTCTATGTCTCATTCAACAACGCATCCAACAAATACTCTAGTGAACGGCAAACTTATCCTTTATGAATATTCTGAAGTTAGAAGGCATTGGTATCTTGTGGAAGATGTACATGCACTGAATGATCCTATTTACGATGTTTCATTCGCTCCACATATGGGTCAATCATATCATACATTAGCTGTTGGATCTAAAGAATTGTATATATTAAGAATTAGACCgtttaactccaatcaatcGTCTAGTTCAATGATGAAAA ATGATAATTCTAGTTCTAATAATTTGTCATTGTCAAGATCGAATCTACCTATACGTAATCCGTATGAAATTAGAATGATGGCACGTTTCGATCATCATGAAGGACGAGTTTGGCATGTTTCTTGGAATGTAACTG GTTCTTTACTTGCATCGTCTGGCGATGATGGTTGTGTACGGCTTTGGCAAGCTAATTATCTTGGTGTATGGCTTCCAGTTTCAGTTATTAGTCCAGACGGTAGTCGTTGTGCTACAATACCTAATGGACAAAATAGTCTATCAAATTGTATACTAAAATCATGTTCTTCAGGTCCACTGAAGCCATCATCTGTCTCATCATCAGCCTCACCTATTCGTTTATTGAATtccacaactcaaatcaaacaAAATGAACATGTTATGGATCATACTGAACAAACGTCAAACACTAATCTAC CTAAAGGGTCCCTTCACGGATGTACAGTTCCATTTCAGAAATTAGCTCCAATTCCAAATCCAAATCAACCTGGTGTATggcattaa